In Armatimonadota bacterium, the genomic stretch ACGGGCAATGAGGTCCAACAACCCATACCACCGCGGAGCGGGGTTATACGAGCTGAACCTGGCGCTGCCCGTCATCTCCACCATTCGCCGCCAGGAGGCGGCAGCGGTCGGCAAGCTCATCGCCCGCTACGGCGACCGCCGCCACCGCGCCCTGGAGGTGGGGCCGGGCACGGGGATGTACACCCTGGCGCTGGCGCAAGCGTTCGGCGAGGTGGTGGCGGTCGAGGACTCCGCGACCATGGCCGGGATCCTGGGGCGCCGGCTGGCCGCGGCCGGCGCGACCAACGTCACCGTCGTCAATGATGACTTCATGCGGCTGCCGGTGGACGGCGCTTTCGACGTGGCGGTGGCGATCGGGGTGCTCGACTACGTGGCGGAGCCGGCGGCGTTCGTGGCGCGGATGTGCGCGGCGACGCGGGAGGCGCTGATCATCACGGCGCCGCAGCGGGGGCTGTTGGGCGCGTGCTTCGCCGCCGCGGCGCGATTGCGCGGCATCCGCGTTTACCGCCATCACCGCTCGGCCCCCGCCGCGTGGGCGCCGGGCTGGCGCTGCCACGTCGCCGAGGTCGGGCTCCACACCCGGCTGACGCGGGGTCTCACCCTTGTCGCCGCCCTGGAGCCGCGCTCCACCAGCTAGCAGCGAAGGCGCCTCGGCCTTGGCTGCAAGGGCATGGTCCATGCTTCAGCACCTGGAACGCACATACATCGCCCTGTTCCGCGAGTACCCGGAGCTGCTGCGCCTGGGGGTGGTGGCCGGGGCCGGCCAGATCGCCTTTGCGCTCGTCAATGTTTACGCCCTGCCCATGTACCTGATCGAGGACCTGCACGTCTCGGGTGTCGCTCTGGGCGCGACCAGCGCGACCTTCCTGGTGTGCGAGATGGCGCTCAAGTTCCCCATGGGCCGACTGTCCGATCGTCTCGGGCGCAAGCCCTTCATCGTGCTCGGCCCGCTGCTGATTTGCCTGAGTCCGACGCTAGTCGCGCGCCTGCCCTTGCGGCTGTGGGCGCTGGTGTTCCCGCTGCGCGTGGCCGACGGCGTGGGCGCGGCGGCGCTGTGGCCGCCGCTGTTCGCCATGATCGGTGACCTCGTGCGCCCGCGCTCACGGGCGGCGGCGATGAGCGCTGTCAACACCGTGTACGTGGCGGCTATCGGCGTCGCCGCCGCGCTCGGCGCGCTTGTGGCCCACGCGGCCCACAGCAACCGTTTCCCGTTCTACGTCGCCAGCGGGCTGCTGTTGGTGGCCGCAGTTGTGGGCTACTGGGGCCTGCCGCGCTCGCGACCCGCCGCCGTGCCGACTGCGGCGACCCCGGCCGAGGCGGCGCCCGCTCCTGCGCCCTACCCCATGTTCCTGGTGCTGTTGATCAGCCTCTTGATGACCATGGGCGCGCTGACGCTGGCGAGCTTTGCGCTTCCCTACCTGAAGTTTGAGTTCGGTCTGAGCGGCCTGGGAGTCGGCGGGCTGCTGGCGGCGCTCGGCGTGCCGGTACTACTGCTAGGGTTGCCGCTGGGGCACGCCGCCGACCGCTGGGGCAGAACGCTGGCTGTGCGCCTATCGCTTGGCGCCTCCGCCGCCTTGATGTGGCTCGTTCCGTCATGTCACTCACTGGTCGCGTTCTCCGCGGTCGCCGTGCTGCTGGTGCTAAGCCAGATCCTGGGCATCCCGGCATGGCTGGCGGTGGTATCGGAATTGGCGCCGACCAACCGCCGCGGCGGCGTCATGGGCATGGTCGCCACCGCTGAGGGCGCCGGCGCCGCGCTGGGGCCGGTGCTGGGCGGCCTGCTTTGGGACCGACAACACGCCGACGTCTTCTATGGCGCCGCGGCCATACTGACACTGGCCGCGTTGGTGGCCGCCCTTGCGCTGCGCCGGGAGCCGGCACCCACAGTCGGCTGCTGATCCTTCCCCCACCAGCGCCCCGCCCGCCTGCGGGCAATGAGCACCCCGGAAGAGGCCTGGCCACGGAATCCACAGAGCGCCTGCCCCGGCGTCGGCGCCGGTTGAAATGGGGTAGCGGGTGTGCTATACTCACGCGGGATTGCCGCCAGCGGTTTGCTCCCGTGCGGCGCTTGCCCACCACCGGCGGATCCGCCTCCCAACCACGGCAAGCGCGGGGGTGTGACATGCATCTTCCATCAGCGCGAACGATCGCCGGCCTGTGCCTGGTGCTGACGGTGGCGGCCTGTGCGCGCGCTGACGACTACCAGGAGGGCGTGGCCGCGTTCAAGGCCAACGCCTACCCCGCCGCGGTAGCCGCGTTCGAGAAGGTCACCGCGTCGGCCCCGGATTCCTCGACCGGGTGGTCGTGGCTGGGACTGTCACAGCTTCAGGCGGGGCTGGTGAGGGAGGCGGTCACCTCCCTGTCGCGCGCGGTGGAGCTGGACCCCGGCTCCGCCGACGCGCACAACAACCTGGGCAACGCATTGTTGGCGCAGGGCGATCATGCGGCTGCGGCCGTGCACTACCGCAAGGCGTTGGCGATCGCGCCCGACATGACCGACGCGCGCTACAACTTGGGCAACGCGCGCCTGGCGGCGGGCGACCTGGCGGGGGCGATCGCCGAGTACCGCGCTGCGATCGCGGCCGATCCCAAGCACGCCGCCACCCATCACAACCTGGGGGTGGCGCTGCAGCGGAGCGAGGACTTGGCGGGCGCACTGGCGGAGTATCGCGAGGCGGTACGGCTGGCGCCGCGCAGCGGCAAGTTCCAACTTGACCTGGGCCTGGCGGCGCGCGCAGCCGGGCGCTTGCAGGAGGCCGAGTCAGCCTTCGAGACCGCGACGCAGGCGGACCCGTCGTCGCTTGCGGCGCATCTCAACTTGGGCCAGGCGCGACTGGCGGCGGGCGAAGCGGAATCCGCCGCCGCCTCCTTGCGCCGCGCGGCGGAAATCCAGCCCCGGGATTTCGCGGTTCTCTACAACCTCGGGCTCGCGCTTCTGCGCTTGCAGAAGTACGACGAGGCCGTCTCCGCCTATGAGCAGGCGCTCAAGATCAAGTCGCTGGATCCCCGCGCCCTGTCCAATCTGGGCGCGGCCTACCTGGCGCAGGACCAGGTTGACGACGCGGTAGCGGTGCTGCAGTTGGCGGTGCGCGCGGCCCCGTCATTCGCGCTCGCGCGACAGAACCTGGCGGTCGCCTACACGCGCCAGGGGGAGACGGAGAAGGCGGTCGAGCAGTGGCAGCGAATGGCGCGGGTGGCGCCCGGCTCCCCGGCGCCGCACGAGGCGCTGGCCGACTACTACTTACTCCGTGCCCAAGACTACGAGGCGGCCGAGCGCCACTACCTGGAGCTGCTCAAGCTGCGCCCGGACCACCTGGGGGCGCTCAACAACATCGGCCTCATTCACTATCGCCGCGGGGAGCTGGAGCTGGCGGCGCTGGTTTTCGGGCGCGCGCTGGAGTTGAACCCGAGCTACCCCCTGGCGCACAACAACCTGGGCATCGTGCTGGAGGCGCAGGGCAAGCGCCAGGAGGCGGTGCGGCACTACCGGCTGGCGCTGGCGGCGGACCCGGGCTACAACGATGCGCGTGACAACCTGCAGCGGCTGGAGCCGGGCGAGTCCGGCCCGGCAAGAGGCTAGGGGCGCTGCGTTGGGACCGGTGGCGATGGACAAGATCGCGATCGTAGCGTCGCTCAGGAGGCGGGGAGCGGCGAACGTGGTGCGCGAGGTGGCGGGCTGGCTGGAGGAACG encodes the following:
- a CDS encoding class I SAM-dependent methyltransferase, coding for MRSNNPYHRGAGLYELNLALPVISTIRRQEAAAVGKLIARYGDRRHRALEVGPGTGMYTLALAQAFGEVVAVEDSATMAGILGRRLAAAGATNVTVVNDDFMRLPVDGAFDVAVAIGVLDYVAEPAAFVARMCAATREALIITAPQRGLLGACFAAAARLRGIRVYRHHRSAPAAWAPGWRCHVAEVGLHTRLTRGLTLVAALEPRSTS
- a CDS encoding MFS transporter — its product is MLQHLERTYIALFREYPELLRLGVVAGAGQIAFALVNVYALPMYLIEDLHVSGVALGATSATFLVCEMALKFPMGRLSDRLGRKPFIVLGPLLICLSPTLVARLPLRLWALVFPLRVADGVGAAALWPPLFAMIGDLVRPRSRAAAMSAVNTVYVAAIGVAAALGALVAHAAHSNRFPFYVASGLLLVAAVVGYWGLPRSRPAAVPTAATPAEAAPAPAPYPMFLVLLISLLMTMGALTLASFALPYLKFEFGLSGLGVGGLLAALGVPVLLLGLPLGHAADRWGRTLAVRLSLGASAALMWLVPSCHSLVAFSAVAVLLVLSQILGIPAWLAVVSELAPTNRRGGVMGMVATAEGAGAALGPVLGGLLWDRQHADVFYGAAAILTLAALVAALALRREPAPTVGC
- a CDS encoding tetratricopeptide repeat protein, encoding MHLPSARTIAGLCLVLTVAACARADDYQEGVAAFKANAYPAAVAAFEKVTASAPDSSTGWSWLGLSQLQAGLVREAVTSLSRAVELDPGSADAHNNLGNALLAQGDHAAAAVHYRKALAIAPDMTDARYNLGNARLAAGDLAGAIAEYRAAIAADPKHAATHHNLGVALQRSEDLAGALAEYREAVRLAPRSGKFQLDLGLAARAAGRLQEAESAFETATQADPSSLAAHLNLGQARLAAGEAESAAASLRRAAEIQPRDFAVLYNLGLALLRLQKYDEAVSAYEQALKIKSLDPRALSNLGAAYLAQDQVDDAVAVLQLAVRAAPSFALARQNLAVAYTRQGETEKAVEQWQRMARVAPGSPAPHEALADYYLLRAQDYEAAERHYLELLKLRPDHLGALNNIGLIHYRRGELELAALVFGRALELNPSYPLAHNNLGIVLEAQGKRQEAVRHYRLALAADPGYNDARDNLQRLEPGESGPARG